GTTGGTTTATTAATCAAGTTATCGTATAAACTCAACTGCTTCTCAGTCATTACGTTCAGGTACTTTTTTGCAaagaaactaaaattaaaaaaaatgttgttagcaactgaatgaaacaaaataaaatgccaagTTTTTTCTGGCACTGATTAGATTAATGTCTTGCCCAATATAAAGCAAAAATTGGATTACTGGAAATTGATCTTTGTATCTGTTAGCATGAAATTACTTTGAGTTGAGAAATGTTAATTTTTACTTAAATGTTTCTGAATTCTTGGgtaactatttttatgttgttaatagcAATTTATGTGGAATTTTGCATCTTAAGTACGTCAGTGCCTCAAAAATACAGAATAGCACTAAATGCATCTTTAGTAGAAATCCAGTTCATATCAAGATTTCATCCAGGGAATACTCTTCCCCACAGTTTTCATGCTTGTTCAAAATTTCTGTTACATGTGCGAGATTTTTTTGTCATGGGGAAAAAATGCATTCTACTCAAGGCAGGAGAACCTGTGAAAAAATACTTTCATTCAAggcaaaatgtaaaattaaacttCCTCCATGTTATCTCAGATAACAATTTAAAACTAGATATGGAATACAGTCCAATAAAATCCGCAAATCACACTCAACAGAAATGTTGATGGCATGGCATCTGGCTCACAAtgtttcctctgctcccttttcaTTCATTGGAGTCCACGCTTCCACACTCACTTTTCACATATTGAAGCCCCCACTTATTACCTACCCATACCTGATTCACCGAAAAAATTACAGTCGTGTAACATCTGAAAGAGGATTGAAGTATCATAATGAATAGAATTCACTCATCTTAAAAATTTGCCAATGCAGCATTACCAAAATTCTGAGTGTCAGATTATCAGTGTTTTACTCTAATACTGTGAATGAGATGCAGTGACACCAAGAACAGCAATAAGTCATTAATATGTCATCAAATTGTAACACAAAAGGGTCAATTTTTCATATTCAAGGAGCATTTGTACCTCAGTAAAATGCAATTTTCTAACATTCCACGCTTACGGCTCTCATACAGGAGACGTGCTCGTTTTGTGTCCAGTGGCTCATTGGTTCTCTCTATCCATGGAGGCAGTGGTATTTGTACAATGTCTGTCATATCATCAGTGGTATCACCATGATATGCTCGGATAGGGAAATTACCAGATATGGACAGTGCAACCTTTTTTCTGGTCCAGCACCAAacctgtggaaaaaaaagacGGAAAGTCTGTTAACctctgtacagtaaaatccctggtatccagcacccacagggattggtagatgatggataagcaagttttcagcttgtttgagactcactcttacaatgcctaactaatacacctgcagtaagaataaacagtttaaaagacaaaaatactatacttacactgaacaaacttcacttgcatggatatataaaccttaaaaactttttactttattttcagcacATTTAGCTACATCTGGAGGTTTCTACCCTGCACAGATATGCCCGaaagaacaataacattatagataattaacacaacccccaccccaggccagggctggtgccagactattttgcaccctaCGCCAAGCCATCTACttgcaccgcccccccccccccacaaaaaagaaaagcacaaaatttgaaactgctacatttattttaaattgcaagaataagcaatacatcaatctttgatcatctttctcaaatgcaaaaggaaatattttggcacacaaataATTTTAAACTAAAGGGCACTTGGTAGAATGCATACCTCCACCAAGGGCAACAcaacattaaaaccttttacttcacacaTCTTTAAATCTATATACATTCcagtgtccattttttttcctacaagaatgatgcagtatgaaaatgcccctttgtcccatcaagtttgctctgacTTTCCTGTCATCATTTTTACAAATCTATGCTATTCCCTTTTTTATTTCCCCAGATTTCTATAATTtcccccagattctacaactCACTTACACACGACAACAATGGCCAATCATCTAAATGCCCACATCTTTGAGATTCCAGAGGAAGCTGACAATggtcatagggagaatgtgcaaactgcacacagacagggccagagttcagggcagaagccagatcactggagtTGTGAGGTAGTCGCTCTATTTAAACTGCACCACTATGAGACAGCATCAACTAGAGCAATAATAAAGCTGATTACATGTCTCTTTAAGAACTGCCTGGAAGGAGAGTATCTCCATATTACACAATTATGATAGAGAACCCTGAGCAAAATGTAACTTATATGATTTCAGCATGGCTTTACACACGGAAATTCAAGAATGCTTTTCTGTTAGTCTGCCTTTTAAAGTTCTCATGTTTTACAGagaatgtggagaggctgcagaaggatatagttaagttaggtgagtgggcaaaggtctggcagatggagtacaatgttagtagtcgagagatcatccactttggtaggaaaaatagaagagcagattttgatataaatagtgaaaaactgtggcatgctgtagtgcagaaggacttgggagtgcttgtgcatgaatttcaAAAAGTTAAGTTGCAGGtataacaggttattaagaaggtaaatggaatgttggccctcATCACTgcaggaattgaattcaagagcagggaggtcatgctgcaactgtacaaagaactggtgaggctgcacctggactactatgtgcagttctggtctccatacttgaggaactgccttggaggcagtccagaggaggttcaccaggttgatcccagagatgagggggttgacctatgaggaaaGACTAAATTGCCCAGGATTAAACTCACTCGAATTCAgcaaaatgagaggagatcttatagaaacataacattatgaaagggatagataagatagaggaaggaaaattttcactggtaggtgagaccagaactggggaatacagcctcaagattcagtggagtagatttaagactgagatgaggaaaaacttttccccagagtgtagtgaatcaatggaattctctgcccagggaagcagttgaggctacttcattaaacatgttTAAAGTTCCatttgatagatttttacataaaaatggaatgaagggatatggggaaaaggcaggtaggtgaagttaagtcaatgatcagatcagccatgatgtcaatgaatggcggagcaggctcaatgggctgtatggccgactcctgctcctatttcttatgttctatgtTTATGAAACATAGATAACTaagataaacaaaataattaatataaTGACAAGAATAGCATAGAGTAACTGctgattatttctttcttttaagattttatatggggggagggggtgtcatgTGACGGTGTAGTGTCAGTTCAAAGAACCTAGCTCTCCtggaaaaagtttttttaaaagtgttaaagaaaataaacagaaggaaaagaggaaaaaaaatagcatTTAAATTAAACGGAGAACATCCTAAAGATgtctccaaagaaagaaaaagcagcTGGTGGCTCAAAAGAAAATTACAAGATAAAGGAGAGAGGCCTACCTCGAAGTTGGATCTGGGAGCTGCTCCAAAGGTAGCAACCAGCTTGAAGAAGTCCGTGGTTGGACCTCCAACAATGGCCAGAGGTCCTGAAAAAAGAAGCTTCTCTGTGCATACGCAACCTCGTGCATGCTGAGAACACATAAAAAGGCAGTCGTGCTGGAAGAAGGACAAAGATACAAACTGCTTCaacaagaagaagaaacagaagaagaatcaAATTCAAGTGATTCTGAGGAGGTTTTACAATCAGAAGAAGAATCAAATTCAAGTGATTCTGAGGAGGTTTTACAATCAGAAGAAGAATCAAATTCAAGTGATTCTGAGAAGGTTTTACAATCAGAAGAA
The Narcine bancroftii isolate sNarBan1 chromosome 1, sNarBan1.hap1, whole genome shotgun sequence genome window above contains:
- the sdhaf2 gene encoding succinate dehydrogenase assembly factor 2, mitochondrial, translated to MSIVRNVWCWTRKKVALSISGNFPIRAYHGDTTDDMTDIVQIPLPPWIERTNEPLDTKRARLLYESRKRGMLENCILLSFFAKKYLNVMTEKQLSLYDNLINKPTNDWDIYYWMTETKPTPPEFDNEVMTLLKEFAKNHNMEHRAGQPALDYLFEDKN